The following coding sequences are from one Rutidosis leptorrhynchoides isolate AG116_Rl617_1_P2 chromosome 11, CSIRO_AGI_Rlap_v1, whole genome shotgun sequence window:
- the LOC139874625 gene encoding uncharacterized protein → MKADRAYYLCCYLFRDHIGHQGGCEAFVTDGFNNWKKTERLKEHVGHVNSFHNKALQKCESLKKPNESVANAFHKQDEKSKKENRMRLSATISVCRYCLKCALPFRGHDESETSIYKGNFLELMDFILFHNEELRKLPKAPGNNKLISSYIQKDIVKCFKQEVLDCIFKDICDDVFALLVDESSDVSKKEQMAIVLRYVNAQGLVKERLVGLVHVKDTSSLSLKSSIDYFFFKHKVSMEQLRGQV, encoded by the coding sequence ATGAAGGCGGATAGAGCATATTATTTGTGTTGCTACTTATTTAGAGATCATATTGGCCACCAAGGTGGTTGTGAGGCATTTGTAACGGACGGGTTCAATAATTGGAAAAAGACCGAGAGACTTAAAGAGCATGTTGGACATGTAAATAGTTTTCATAATAAAGCACTACAAAAGTGCGAATCTTTAAAGAAACCAAATGAATCTGTTGCCAACGCTTTTCATAAGCAAGATGAAAAATCAAAAAAAGAGAATCGAATGCGGTTGAGTGCTACGATTTCTGTTTGTAGGTATTGTTTGAAATGTGCACTACCATTCCGTGGTCATGATGAGTCGGAAACATCTATTTATAAGGGAAATTTCTTGGAATTGATGGACTTTATCTTATTTCATAATGAGGAACTCCGTAAGCTACCGAAAGCTCCGGGGAATAACAAATTGATTTCTTCTTATATTCAAAAGGATATTGTTAAGTGCTTTAAACAAGAAGTACTTGATTGTATCTTTAAAGATATTTGTGATGATGTGTTTGCGTTATTAGTTGACGAGTCTAGCGATGTATCTAAAAAGGAACAAATGGCTATTGTATTACGATATGTTAATGCACAAGGACTTGTTAAAGAGAGACTTGTGGGCCTTGTTCATGTAAAGGATACATCCTCTTTGTCTCTTAAATCTTCCAttgattatttttttttcaaacataAAGTGAGCATGGAACAATTGAGAGGtcaagtgtga
- the LOC139877777 gene encoding glu S.griseus protease inhibitor-like, protein MSVCQGKSSWPELVGATGESAAATIERQNRRVDAIVLLDGTSTTEDFSCDRVWVWVNSRGRVIRTPNIG, encoded by the exons ATGTCAGTGTGTCAAG GAAAGAGTTCATGGCCAGAGCTGGTAGGAGCAACCGGAGAATCTGCAGCAGCTACGATCGAGAGACAGAATCGACGGGTCGATGCAATCGTGTTATTGGACGGAACTTCAACTACTGAAGATTTCAGTTGCGACCGTGTATGGGTATGGGTGAACTCTCGCGGGAGGGTCATTCGAACTCCTAATATTGGTTAA
- the LOC139876247 gene encoding uncharacterized protein → MQPMDVTNTTHKFMHHLSMALCEWFLIFLMFMDAALGYILTKFAHHCELQSPCMFCLRLDHVFGEKPGSFLSLFCNKHRAEVSDLISCQLHHTLADVREMCDDCFMSIMKRNDNKKPFLNKSFVRVPSSNGTCSCCKIEWNPKPRSGLKLGVSKISTKPTMSRGGARGHGRFRRRNDFKRVRDVISGNSTPYHIENNVFMDMDVDMDTDALSDSGCADLRFYSGSDSDDSFYEVDCGEDGCYNDDFRIISDKSILNQAQVRPEQPCSVSNSEPSFQNVDPKGIITGPESLKSDGSIGVKENSPLQVGKEKRDYNQDFQSFKDHKDIGIKENDLLEVSKEKRDDNQGFHSFKDHKEIVVKENGPIEVGKQKREYKQDFYSFKEKVIDEKENGPLEVVKETGDYNQDFVSFKDHGEIGVKENGPLNVSKETRDYNQDFHSFKEKVIDEKENSPLEVGKETRDYNQDQDFHSFKDHKAIGIKENGPHEVNKETRDYNQDFHSFKDHKAIDEKENAPLEVIKERRDFYNQDFHSFKDHDDAIVVKENDPLEVIKENDPLEVIKENGPLEVIKVRRDYNQDFHSFKDHKVIDENEIEKEKDPLEVIKETRDYNRDFQSFKDHDDAIGVKDNSHLQAKKEPKDYNQVFYSFKYHTTSPSSDKHEGYESTGSSGLSEIEGESDVEKLKRQVGHYQQRLRLLQKELEEERNAAAIAADEAMAMITRLQEEKAALHMEASQYLRMMDEQAEYDMEAVDKANDLVAEKDKEIQDLEAELEYFRNRYEDELFKSDDSSPDVNKSKENRMENGKIEVNSSFILGLEEEKKYILQSLSDLKRKFDQFSNGNVADNGLLIDDEVDVGTLENDILDLNERLETLEADRDFLERACNTLQSKGGLEFVQEIAHHLHDSRRVRFDRRC, encoded by the coding sequence ATGCAACCCATGGATGTTACTAATACCACACACAAATTTATGCATCATTTATCGATGGCCCTTTGCGAATGGTTCTTGATATTTTTAATGTTTATGGATGCTGCATTGGGTTATATCCTCACAAAATTTGCTCATCATTGTGAATTACAATCCCCTTGTATGTTTTGCTTGAGACTTGACCATGTTTTTGGCGAAAAGCCCGGATCTTTTTTGAGTTTATTTTGCAATAAGCATCGGGCCGAGGTTTCCGATTTGATATCATGTCAACTACATCATACACTAGCCGATGTTAGGGAAATGTGTGATGATTGTTTCATGTCGATTATGAAACGAAATGATAATAAGAAACCCTTTTTGAACAAGAGTTTTGTTCGCGTACCTTCAAGTAATGGCACATGTTCTTGTTGTAAAATTGAATGGAATCCGAAACCAAGAAGTGGTTTAAAATTAGGGGTTTCAAAAATATCGACGAAACCTACAATGTCACGAGGTGGGGCCCGTGGCCATGGTAGGTTTCGTCGACGGAATGATTTTAAAAGGGTGCGGGATGTAATTTCGGGAAACTCGACTCCTTATCATATTGAGAATAACGTCTTTATGGATATGGATGTAGATATGGATACGGATGCATTGTCTGATTCGGGCTGTGCTGATCTTAGGTTCTATTCGGGTTCTGACTCTGATGACTCGTTTTATGAGGTTGATTGTGGTGAAGACGGATGCTACAATGATGATTTTCGCATCATAAGTGATAAAAGTATACTGAACCAAGCTCAGGTTAGACCAGAACAACCATGTAGTGTGTCTAATTCCGAGCCTTCATTTCAAAATGTGGACCCCAAAGGAATTATAACGGGCCCCGAGTCGTTGAAATCCGATGGTTCGATTGGTGTAAAAGAAAACAGTCCTCTACAAGTTGGTAAGGAAAAGCGAGATTATAATCAAGATTTTCAGTCGTTTAAAGATCATAAGGATATCGGGATCAAAGAAAATGATCTTCTAGAAGTCAGTAAGGAAAAACGAGATGATAATCAAGGTTTTCATTCTTTTAAAGATCATAAGGAGATCGTGGTAAAAGAAAATGGTCCTATAGAAGTTGGTAAGCAAAAGAGAGAATATAAACAAGATTTCTATTCGTTTAAAGAAAAGGTGATCGATGAAAAAGAAAATGGTCCTCTAGAAGTCGTTAAAGAAACGGGAGACTATAATCAAGATTTTGTTTCGTTTAAAGATCACGGGGAGATTGGTGTAAAAGAGAACGGTCCTCTAAATGTTAGCAAAGAAACGAGAGATTATAATCAAGATTTCCATTCGTTTAAAGAAAAGGTGATCGATGAAAAAGAAAACAGTCCTCTTGAAGTCGGTAAAGAAACGAGAGATTATAATCAAGATCAAGATTTCCATTCGTTTAAAGATCATAAGGCGATTGGTATAAAAGAAAATGGTCCTCATGAAGTCAATAAAGAAACAAGAGATTATAATCAAGATTTCCATTCGTTTAAAGATCATAAGGCTATCGATGAAAAAGAAAACGCCCCTCTTGAAGTCATTAAGGAAAGGAGAGATTTTTATAATCAAGATTTTCATTCATTTAAAGATCATGATGATGCGATTGTTGTTAAAGAAAACGATCCTCTTGAAGTCATCAAAGAAAACGATCCTCTTGAAGTAATCAAAGAAAACGGCCCTCTTGAAGTCATTAAAGTAAGGAGGGACTATAATCAAGATTTCCATTCGTTTAAAGATCATAAGGTGATCGATGAAAATGAAATCGAAAAAGAAAAGGATCCTCTAGAAGTCATTAAAGAAACGAGAGATTATAATCGAGATTTCCAATCATTTAAAGATCATGATGATGCGATTGGTGTTAAAGATAACAGTCATCTACAAGCTAAAAAGGAACCAAAAGATTACAATCAAGTTTTCTATTCGTTTAAATATCATACAACGTCACCTTCTTCAGATAAACACGAAGGTTATGAATCTACGGGATCAAGTGGGCTGAGCGAAATCGAGGGTGAAAGTGATGTAGAAAAGCTAAAACGACAGGTGGGTCATTATCAACAACGTTTGCGTTTATTACAAAAGGAACTAGAAGAAGAACGAAACGCTGCTGCAATAGCTGCTGACGAGGCAATGGCAATGATTACGAGGCTACAAGAAGAAAAAGCAGCGCTTCATATGGAAGCATCACAATATTTACGAATGATGGATGAACAAGCAGAGTATGATATGGAAGCTGTGGATAAAGCTAATGATCTTGTTGCTGAAAAAGATAAAGAAATTCAAGATTTAGAAGCTGAGCTGGAATATTTCAGAAACCGATACGAAGATGAATTGTTCAAAAGCGATGATTCTTCACCGGATGTTAATAAATCAAAAGAAAATCGTATGGAAAATGGGAAAATTGAAGTAAATTCGTCGTTTATTTTAGGGCTTGAGGAAGAAAAGAAGTACATTTTACAGTCGTTATCAGATTTAAAGAGGAAGTTTGATCAATTTTCGAATGGTAATGTAGCTGATAATGGTTTGTTAATAGATGATGAAGTTGATGTGGGTACACTTGAAAATGATATTTTAGATCTTAACGAGAGGTTGGAAACGCTTGAAGCTGATCGTGATTTTCTTGAACGTGCGTGTAATACGCTACAGAGTAAAGGGGGATTAGAATTTGTTCAAGAAATTGCACATCATTTACATGATTCGAGGAGGGTTAGGTTTGATCGAAGATGTTAA
- the LOC139876746 gene encoding iron-sulfur protein required for NADH dehydrogenase, mitochondrial, producing MNRFIITTTKKVGALRSYSVGAKSLKLEGVKDIIAVASGKGGVGKSTTAVNLAVSLANKCQLSVGLLDADVYGPSIPTMMKLHGKPDVSEGNKMIPIMNHGVKCISMGSLVDKDAPIVWRGPMVMKALEQMTRGVEWGQLDILVVDMPPGTGDAQISMSQRLQLSGALIISTPQDVALMDARRGVKMFSKVSVPILGLIENMSYFKCPHCTKPSYIFGKGGARKTAEEMGLGFVGEIPLEEEIRSGSDDGVPVVISHPNSAVSQAYGDVALKIVSRLHELAADQQFRPEITL from the exons ATGAATCGATTTATAATTACAACCACT AAAAAGGTGGGAGCTTTAAGAAGCTATAGCGTTGGTGCAAAAAGCTTAAAACTTGAAGGTGTTAAAGATATTATAGCTGTTGCTTCTGGTAAAGGTGGTGTTGGCAAGTCTACTACTGCTG TGAATTTGGCTGTTTCATTAGCTAATAAGTGTCAACTTAGTGTTGGATTACTCGACGCTGATGTGTACGGACCATCTATTCCTACGATGATGAAACTACATGGGAAGCCTGATGTAAGTGAAG GCAATAAAATGATTCCAATAATGAACCATGGAGTCAAGTGTATATCAATGGGATCTCTTGTTGATAAAGATGCCCCGATCGTGTGGCGGGGTCCAATG GTAATGAAAGCTCTCGAGCAAATGACGAGAGGTGTTGAGTGGGGCCAGCTAGATATCCTTGTGGTGGATATGCCACCTGGCACCGGAGACGCTCAGATTTCGATGTCACAAAGGCTGCAGTTATCAG GAGCATTAATTATATCAACTCCTCAAGATGTTGCATTAATGGATGCTCGAAGAGGAGTCAAAATGTTCTCCAAAGTCTCGGTTCCA ATATTAGGGCTTATAGAGAACATGAGTTACTTCAAATGTCCACACTGTACCAAACCTTCTTATATTTTCGGAAAAGGCGGGGCCCGCAAAACAGCTGAGGAAATGGGACTGGGATTTGTTGGTGAA ATACCATTGGAAGAGGAGATCAGAAGTGGGTCTGATGACGGTGTCCCTGTAGTTATATCTCATCCGAACTCGGCTGTTTCTCAAGCATATGGCGATGTAGCTCTCAAAATTGTTAGCAGACTTCATGAATTAGCAGCTGATCAGCAGTTTAGACCTGAAATAACCTTATGA